The nucleotide sequence ttttattctaattttatgtaaatttccacTTTTTATCTTGAGGCATTGCATTTCAGTAATTAGGattttttgtgtaataataatcaGGAGATTTCTTGGTCTTCATGATTTCGTTTGACGAAAAAACTCGTACCGGTGTTTCAGATTTCTATTTCAAATATGGATCCTCCCTGGTTTTCCTTGTAATTGTGAGCTgagaatttattttacttaatgaatattgtatttaaatttttattccagGAAAAAGATGTTCAAGATGTCCAACACCTGTTGCGGAAATGTGCTCGTCAGCTGAACCTAGAAGTTGAAGGAGGATGTAATGGTAGAATAGGATGTCAGAAGGTTCCTGAGGCTTGTCTACAGCACAGAGCAGTGTATACAGTGTTGCACTATCTTGTTGATGCTGCTTTTCTAAATCCAAAGGTATGATATAGCTATATGGAAACTGGTAGCTTATGCAAAAATTCCTTTGTATTGTTTGTGTAAAACAAGGCCTTGCTATTACTTGTAGGAACCGTCCAGTTAAatgatacatttttctttatgtaatacTACAGCAGTGTAGTTTTTATGCAGAAGTCCTCTGTAAATCAAAGACATTTTTGCCCACCCAGTACATCATATCAGCTTTACcatatagaaaatttatttgtagCCACCTTCAAGATTAACATCAGgttttatatattcagaaaattacctgttttgttttatattatttttcatagataGGAAGTAAAGTTTATCGCTATAGTTTAGGATTGGAAGTCCAAACAAGGTTTTGGTCCTCCAGTTTTGGTGGTggatttcattttggttttgaaTGTACATTTTAGGAATTATAAAGTATACATTTTTGTAGAGTGGTTTAGcagcaaatttaaaaataaactaagaagCTTGTACATAATGTTGAAATGTTATCAAGTACTTATGGGGATAAAAGAAATCACGAACTGTGAGAAAATATGTtgaattattaagtaatttacaGCAATTCTAAGGCTAATTGTATAACTTAAAACATAGGTGAGAAGATGTAATTGCTGCTTTTATTGAAGaatgcctccttttttttttttaagcaacgtTAAATGAGCATTGTAGATCGTTCGTAGGTGAAGATATACTGAAGTAAGAAATTGCTTTGTGTCACTTAAATGATTTTTAAGTAAGAGAGAATGTCAAGTTTTCTTAGTGGTTTAATTCTTTTGTACATTTGTATTCCTTTTAATTGTATTAGTCTGGGAACTACTGTGAATCTTTTTTGAGGGTTGAAGGTTCTGCACAGACTTGGGGTACACTGCACACATACAAGTCACAGATGCATGTTGGTTTTATTTGTGTGCATGcattttgatttaataaatatCATGCATGTACACAGACATTggagatatatttcttttttcattgtttaaagacagtatttgtaatttttaaagaaaccttCATATGAGAAGTGCTAAAACTAGTGACTATATCcactacagaaataaatttgggAAGACAGGAATTATGTTATTCACACTAGGGGATTAGTTGCCTTGTAAATGTTTGAACTTTAATAAAACCTTTCATATGatttctgtatataaatgtatcattttgtaaaactaacattttttttctctttcattaatttacttttaaaaattgaggATTTTATGACCTGCTCTTCTAGTACTAAATCTTGTGCGAATTCCCTAGTCCGGAATGCCTTTGTACAAAATAAGTAGAAGTTAACCTTTCGAACGTAGTCCTGTTGATACTGATAGtacaatgaaggaaaatgatgattatgatgtaGAATTGTACTGTAGCACAGTAGTGGCACCATCACCCCCATTCCCTTGATGAAAGCACATTGTAGCTGTACTGCTGGTTACAGGTAGCTGACCCTGACAATCCTCAGCCCTACAAGCTCACTGAGCCCCACCACAAACATCAGCGACAGCAGCTACAGCAACGGCTCACCCTGACTGCTGTGTTTGTACCTGTGGCTCGTAGTTCCGCTGCACTTCCTTACTATGAGGCTCTGCGAGAGCTTGATCTCAGTGTAGGCAATGTAACTGTAGTTGCAATGGATTTGGGTATGTGTagatttcttgattttattgttgctattTTCATGGATGCTGTAGCATctttagtagatttttttttaggtgatacaGCAAATTGTAGTTCAGAGTTTTGTGGTCATGTTTTGTGTTTACAGTGCTATACGAAATTCAGCTTTTTGTTCTTAGAACCAGTTTTATTTCACTCGCTTCAGTACTTTTTGCAGAGCTTGAACATAAACTTAAATTAAGTAAATTGAAGCATAGATCTCCTCTTTCTTGATTAGTACTTATTCATAGTTATTACATAGCACACCAGAAATAAGTTTGATGAGAACActttaattttagaaaattatattcttttgtatACATGCTAGATGAAACCTTGTTACACTCCAGGCAACCAGAGTAGTCAAACCCACTTCTGAGTTTTGGAAAATTTAGAAGTCAAACTTAGTAAGAAGCATTTAgaatttcatcaagatatggacTTGGTTACAGATGCCTTGATAAAGAATCTTTTCATTAAAGTTATAGTTCACATATAGACATCCAGTCTTTCATCTTGTATGATTAATGACCATTGTCATCTGCTATagttttagataaatattttgttagtCATAACAGTAGATAAAATTACTTACTTGGCATTTTACCAGTCATACACAGTACTGTATTGGCTTTTCCAACtttatgtgtgtaattttcaAAGTATTTGATAACAGTTGCCTTGATTGCAAAGCGATGTAATTGGTTTTCAATGAATCAGTCAGCAGAGTAAGTGAATAAAGAACTTAAGTGATGTTTATCTCAGGCTTAAGAAGCATATTTTTGGATTTGCTTAAATTATTAAGTTCCATTAAAATGCAATTGGAAATTTATGAGTGTACAGTATGCCAATTCTATACTGCTCCTCATTCCTCTTGTATTTGCTGTGATGATTCGTCacataaattttatacatttcaagCTCATTGTTTAAGTAGTTTGATTTATGGGTCTTTTAGGTCATCATAGTTGTATTTCCTTCTTGCTTGAAGCAAGTGACAGTAATCCTTCGTTTACACTGCAGTTCATTCAGAACCCATGAGAACTTGAGAATGGGGtgcataatgaatatacataataAGCTTGGCCAGAAAGATACTTCTTGTTTTTGCAGCTCAGGCTccctttatgccagcacaggacCTTACTATGCCCCCACACCTCACTCTCATATTATTCACATTACACATTATGCAGCATCACCTCTTCCTTGGTTTATTACTATCATAATACAGggagtccccagtttacgacgggtctggcttacgacgtttcagggttacaacgcttttcaaatatattcatcagaaattatttcccagtttacgatgcatgttccggggttacgacgcgtcgtacgccgatccgatggaagaaatatggctccaaaacggcagaataataaaaatttggaggttttttgatgaaaaactcaataaaaatgcagtttacatcattttcaatacacccaaagcattaaaagtaatatttttcatctttctaagGGCTTCCTTATCTCTTGAAGTGACTCAAATCTCTCTCAAATCATTCTGCCAAGTGAGAATTAATTACAGTACTGGAATAATTTTCCAATTGCATAATCTGAGAACACATCTGTATCTGTTTGAAGTAATGTTCCAGAATCAAGCTCTGTGCACATCTGAAAACATTCAGTGTGTTGGTAGGTCTCATTTATTGCAAAAGTTGCATGGAAGACCAAAGTACAGTAGTACCTATTAGTATCAAGAGTTTTAGTGATCAAATAATGTTGTAAAGCATGCATTGGAGAATTATTATCGTGAGTGGCATAACTGGACCACTAATCTTCATTTCCAGCCACTTAAATGGCTGGTCCAAAGGATGTTTGAAAATGATGGTTAAGACCAGAAATACAGTAAAGTTGAAGGTGTGAATGTAGTTGGGGAGGAGACCTTAGAGAAGGAACCAGAAGTGAAAGACAAGAAGATGCTACCCAAACTCTTGACCCATGAAATAAAATGAGTGATGTCTTGGAAATGGTAATATTAACCAGTGACTTGCTGTAACTGAGCTTTATGATGTTCAGTTGAAGTTGCTTAAAAATAAGGCAGAGATATTATCTTGAAGATAACATGTCCTCTAAATTATTCCTATATATTGCATTCTTCCtaagaaaattacagaaagttcagtacattatttttataaatttaaagtgAGGTGACTGAAATGTAAACGATCGTATGTCAAATAAAACCACGTGTGATCCATCAATAAGGAAGTTGTTCTAAGTTTTATATGATCTTGAAATgcgtaaattttttaatataggCAAAATGTAAGTGACTTTCCAAGTTATATTTTAAGAGTAAAGTTCAGTGAAGTAGTTAACCTATAGGCCTACAcagtacaagaagaagaaaaagaaagaaaggacagGGCTACCTCTTAATGTAAATAAGGTTATAAACGTAGgaagaacaaaagcaaaacaaaattcaaaagcttttCAGTAGAAGGATGGAAACAGATCACCGagctaatttataattaaagTAGAGGTCTGAtgtttgtttgaatataatttttcaacgTCGGCTAGCTTAATAGAGTATTAACATATACTTTATGTTTAGTgtatatgttaatattttatatgtcatggttttttgttttttatataccaCATTCTGTTTCTTATAAGTTTATTCTagtaataagaaaaacattttttgtcaAGTTACAATTTTAGTTTCTTTCTTCTGTGTTTAATGCTTATCAAGGTGCCTGGAGAACAGATCATTAAATATAACATACAATTTGAGCAGTGGGATTGAGTAAGAGTAGCATGGAAGGTCTTTCATATACAGTTGGAAATTATTGTGTAATGTTACATGTTCTATGTATGTCATAATAAATTACATGAAGTATGCAGCTAATATGTTAGAGCGTATTGGCTGATTTTGTTGTTAGATTAGAaatctatttttccctttttagcaATGGgcaatttttttaagaaattaaaattgctGTTAAGAGCATTGTTGAATGGGTGCCATAGGTTTATCAGATTTGGTGAATTTATCTAACTCATTTAATTGAAAAGCTTTGCACTACTTACAGATTTGTGCTTATGCAGGGAATATACCTTTTCACTACTCTAcaggtttgaaatatgctctgtttGACAAGCTTTTATTGGCTGACTCGTTCCTCCTTGGCGTTGGTGGTGGGGTCGTGGTGCTCCTAATGTGGTGTTACACTGGGTCTCTCTTCATCACTGTGGTCACCATCACAACAGTTATTTGTGCAATGATAATTGCCTACTTCATGTACATCTTCATATATGAAATAACTTTCTTTCCATACATGAATGTCTTAACTACTGTCATTGCTATAGGTGAGGATATAATTGTTGACTGTTTTTCACTGATAGTCTGCAGCTTATCTAAATGATACCAATTGTATGAAGCAGTGGTTTTGAATGTAAATCAACAGTCTTTCTATTGTATTACTTTTACTACTCATGATATCTAGACCTGGAAACGCTTTAGTAAATGTAGCTCCAAGCATTTCTCATGAAAAATGTGATCCACTCTTTCATTGGATGGAAGatttttaaaagcatttcttTGCTGTTGAACATATTATTACGTTAGCGTTCATCAGTTTCTTCTTTACTTTCAGGCATCGGAGCTGATGATACGTTTGTGTATTGCCGTGTATGGACCCTGGCcaaacaagataaaaatgcaGGAACAATGGCCAAACTTGTTGGAGACTCACTGCACCATGCAGCTGCTTCGATCATCGTCACATCTCTCACCACTGCTGCGGCCTTCTTTGCGTCTTGTGTCTCACATATCACTGCTATTCGTTGCTTTAGGTAGATCCCAAACCCCTAAGTTCATATTCTGCAGAAAAACCAGTCTATTAAGATGCATCAGTTGATTGTTTATTGATTGGTTATGGcgtagtttaacctgaccacagAGACAAAAATCTTATCTCTCATAAGGCTGGTCTGAACAGTGAACGCTTTATGGGTAAAgagtattttaaataatattaatacagtaaGTAAATAAGTTGACATATTCAGGAACTCTAACAGTTCCTCATAAGTACGTAGCTTTTTTCTAAGACTTGCCATTTACTGTGggtcaaatattaatttttattggtaaAGGATAGTTTGCACCTGTCTAATCCTGTACAGTATTAGAATTCCCTGTTACTGTGTTCAAAAAAGTATTCAAACTCCATGTGGTTGTGGAGCAGGGTGGCCAGTGCCTTATTCCCCTTCCTTTGACTCCGTGAAAGGGCTGTTACCATAATTCTTTATGATTATACAGTAATTCTTGAACGAAAAGGATTTATACATTTGAAATTGTGGTTGCAATATCCAGACCTTTCGTGTTCagtttatattttaaactttacctcccaaggaaatttttttaatctttagtgTTCCTCAgtgttttcagtattttgctCTCCAGcaggataaaggaaaaatttcctGTCCTGTTTTTCCTGTCCCTGAAGAGTTACTGTATCGATTTGCAAAGTCCACAGGTGCAATCGTATGATGTTTTTGTGAAGGATAGGAAATATCTAAATCCTTCAGATTCTGTCATGAACTTTTCATATTGTTGGATTTATTgggattaattttttgttgtgtttttcaaGTCTTTTATTCCTAAATGACCAACTTGTGAGGCCAGCCTTACAAAAGATAATGATTTGGTAGTATGGTGAAGCTAACTGATAATCTTTaaaatgtaatactgtatatatgacttaCAAATGATTATCCTTAAAGTCGATGTTGTTCAAATTGTTTGTACAATCAAACAGTTTTATGATTTCTAATctaatattttataatgaaattaaaacttaattttcttttttattttagaatgtttaaaaccttttatatggaaaatgtactgaaatattttaattgtagTTATGccagaaaattaaaatcagaatTTTTCCTTTCCAGTATTTTTGCAGGGACTGTTGTTTTAGCCAACCTGATGTTGATGTTGACATGGGTTCCAGCCTGTGTAGTTGTTGCAGAGCGATGGGGAGCATCAACTTGCTGTTTGTGTGTTCCACCAGCACCTGTTTACGCTCCTCAACTTCCACCAAGATGCTCTCTCGTTTGTGCACTTCCTCTGCGATTCTGCTACTTTTGTGCTGAAGCAGGAAGAGACTTTTTTGAGAAAATTCTACCACTGATCATTGTGAAACCCCGTTATTTTTGGATTTTGCTGTTCGGTGCCCTTGCAGTTTGTAGTTCTCTTGTAGTATTTTATTACCCAGGATTAAAACTCCCAGATTCACAggattttcagttgttttctaGAGACCACTTTTTTGAACAGTATGACTTGGAGTACAAATACAAGTTCTGGTTTGAACGTAACCTTAGAAGTGATATTGTGAACCACCTACCCGTGCGAATTGTGTGGGGAATAAAGCCAGTTGATAATGGTGACTACCTAGATCCATCTTCAAAGGGAACCATAGTATTCGATGACAGCTTTGATGTTGCGCAACCAGGATCTCAGGAATGGCTTTTGAACTTTTGTCGGGGTCTTCGAAATCAGACCTTTTACATGTCAACTCTGGGTCCACTGCTTCCAAATTGCTTCATTGAAACTTTCAAGACCTACATGGACAGGAAATGCATTGATCCTATAAAAGGCGTTAACCGTGCTCCATGCTGTGAAGAGTCTATTTTTCCCTACAGTGAGGAAGTCTTTGAAAAATGCATTCACAAGGGCATAAAGGCACTGTACCAGACACCAAGGGAGTATTTCATTCCAGGTGTTGCTGGACCCAAATTCAGCAGAAGAACAGGGAAGGTTGCTGCTGTAGTTGTCGAATATGACAGTAATATACTGTGGTCTTTGTCATATGATGATATGCACCAGTTTTTTACTGAGGtaagttttaaaattctttttacagtagaatttaagaaaatgttGATGTTTTTTTGTAGTTCAGCCTTTTGTGCAGATGAGCTAATGAAGAATAAATTGATTTTGATATATGCAGCAAATGATAGTACCCTTTCTCCATGgttttaagaaaatatcaagTTGAAATTCCAGATACTGGTTAGTTTGCTTGGTAGAATCATTTCACTGCATCTACTGTAATCTTCTTTATTTAGTCAACCTTATCAAGATTTACATCTTTTCAAGTATTGTAAATaacttcagaaatttatatttagaaaagcAATAATTAAGCACAGTTTTTCCAATAATCTTAACTTTTTATTGGTGGCTAGTCTTCATGTCTTATTTTCGGTCATTCCTAAGGCAGTTTAAAAGCTAAcctagtattttttcttttttttaggtggACACTTGGGTGAAAGATCAACTGAAAGATGCTCCAGAGGGAATGAAAGGGGGCTGGTTCATTTCATACCTGACCTTCTTTGATGTTCAGAGATCACTGTCAATAGGGACAGGAGTAGCAGTTGCTGTGGCTGTAGGTGTGAGTCTGGCAGTATTGGTGGTAACAACCCTTAACATTGTTGTGAGTCTGTTAGCTGTAATAAGTG is from Macrobrachium rosenbergii isolate ZJJX-2024 chromosome 10, ASM4041242v1, whole genome shotgun sequence and encodes:
- the disp gene encoding protein dispatched, whose protein sequence is MIWYARLLCHHPYAVLSSVVVVVATCLVLSLTARPLPAFTDPALGFESRGTVISQRFTAWENLLEATRNNGPLSVNPAGDPSFKTRFSYNQNNGNDDDDEDEDPPVHRHKVCIEMTPEGPVEVFDNCTSGQTANNTNEQDDFETPIFTLREIIVDSSRRHDGGRSNDDDDEWIDSHSGHYHETELHNHDHHEHIGEDGFFCGPVVPEYGHMVIKSKVPKDSLLTLKHLKEICQLDDILRSPAEFLPVCETSSPGRCCPSWSLPNYVAFLTNKSSCHHLTEKDVQDVQHLLRKCARQLNLEVEGGCNGRIGCQKVPEACLQHRAVYTVLHYLVDAAFLNPKVADPDNPQPYKLTEPHHKHQRQQLQQRLTLTAVFVPVARSSAALPYYEALRELDLSVGNVTVVAMDLGLKYALFDKLLLADSFLLGVGGGVVVLLMWCYTGSLFITVVTITTVICAMIIAYFMYIFIYEITFFPYMNVLTTVIAIGIGADDTFVYCRVWTLAKQDKNAGTMAKLVGDSLHHAAASIIVTSLTTAAAFFASCVSHITAIRCFSIFAGTVVLANLMLMLTWVPACVVVAERWGASTCCLCVPPAPVYAPQLPPRCSLVCALPLRFCYFCAEAGRDFFEKILPLIIVKPRYFWILLFGALAVCSSLVVFYYPGLKLPDSQDFQLFSRDHFFEQYDLEYKYKFWFERNLRSDIVNHLPVRIVWGIKPVDNGDYLDPSSKGTIVFDDSFDVAQPGSQEWLLNFCRGLRNQTFYMSTLGPLLPNCFIETFKTYMDRKCIDPIKGVNRAPCCEESIFPYSEEVFEKCIHKGIKALYQTPREYFIPGVAGPKFSRRTGKVAAVVVEYDSNILWSLSYDDMHQFFTEVDTWVKDQLKDAPEGMKGGWFISYLTFFDVQRSLSIGTGVAVAVAVGVSLAVLVVTTLNIVVSLLAVISVGAIILVTLAALVLLGWHLNILESVTVSVAIGLAVDLTLHYGVAYRLSPEAERDAAVSWAVGRLGSPVFMAAATSLAAGIAMLPARVLAYVHIGTFLTVITAASYVYSTFFYLPLLRVFGPESGCGQLSYPQLTCSQCCSQGSQPHVDKTVYHQAFMSESTLSTSSTSCPPPQTHPSSDTHELEPLTATRLAGRGGSHNRTVHNPTRHKVGQAQPQPLPDIPHNHVASHTDGVAPQGGAGRAARSGSLSSSVSVREQGAFVPRKVSLPSPGGAVSEGGEPSPRHSVAPASSATTILYSEPDTDSGQPSHHHHEGNITPISVTPESGTMVA